Within Pseudomonas cichorii, the genomic segment CTGCAAGCGGTGCTGGTGGATGATTTTGTCGGGCTGGATCTGGCCGGTTTTCAGCAGGGCGACCTGCGCCTGCTGAGCCCCGGTGCCGATACCAATCGCCTGCCGGGCAGCCTGCTGGACAAGGTCGAAAGCCCAGTCGACTTGTCGGCCTGGCTGGGGCAGGTCATGCCCGTGCAGACCCTCGACGAAGCCCTGGCGCGACGTGGGCAATTGAGTGCCGGGCAAAGCTTTATCAGCCGCGACGGTTACTGGGTCGGGCGTCACTTCCTGCGCGTGCGTCGTGCCAGCGAAGCCCAGAGCGGCGTACTGGCTCGTGGTCAGGAACTGCAACGGCTTGGGCTGGAGCGGGACGAACTCGAAGCGGCGCTGGCGGCCCGTGAAGAACAACTGCTGTCGCTGCGTGAGCAACAGTCGCAACAGGAAGAAACCCGCGAACAACTGCGCCGCCGCCTGCAAGACGAAACCCGTCAGCAGGGCGAACTCAAGGCTCAGCTGTCGGCAGCCAAGGCCAAGGTCGAGCAGTTGACCCTGCGCCGCACTCGTCTGGACGAAGAGCTGACCGAAGTGGGCGAACAGCGCGCCATGGAGCATGAACACCTGGGCGAGTCCCGCGTGCAACTGCAAGACGCTCTGGACGCCATGGCCCAGGACACCGAGCAGCGCGAGCTGCTGCAAGCCCAGCGCGACAGCCTGCGCGAGCGCCTGGACCGGGTGCGTCAGGAAGCCCGCCAGCACAAGGACCGCAGCCATCAACTGGCGGTGCGCCTGGGCTCGATCAAGGCCCAGCACGACTCCACGCGCCAGGCCCTTGAGCGCCTGAAGATGCAGTCCGAGCGCTTGTCCGAAAAAAGCGAGCAACTGGGCCTGAACCTGGAAGAAGGGCAGGCTCCGCTGGAAGAACTGCGCCTCAAGCTCGAAGAGTTGCTGGAAAAGCGCATGGTCGTCGACGACGAAATGCGCATCGCCAAAATTGCTCTGGAAGACGCCGACCGTGAACTGCGCGATGCCGAGAAGCGCCGCACCCAGGCCGAACAGCAGTCGCAACTGCTGCGTGGCCAACTGGAACAGCAGCGCCTGGAGTGGCAAGCCCTGACAGTGCGGCGCAAGGCCTTGCAGGATCAACTGCACGAAGATGGCTATGACCTTCACGGCGTTCTGGCCACCTTGAGCCCCGAAGCCAGCGAGGCGAGTGCCGAGCAGCAGCTTGAAAGCATCGCGGCGCGTATCCAGCGCCTGGGCGCCATCAACCTCGCGGCCATTGACGAATACCAGCAACAGTCCGAGCGCAAACGTTACCTCGATGCCCAGAACGCCGATCTGGTGGAAGCACTGGAGACGCTGGAAAACGTCATCCGCAAGATCGACAAGGAAACCCGCAATCGTTTCAAGGAGACCTTCGATCAGATAAACAGCGGAATTCAGGCGCTGTTTCCGAAAGTTTTCGGTGGCGGCTCCGCTTATTTGGAACTGACGGGCGAAGATTTACTCGATACAGGGGTGACAATCATGGCGCGTCCTCCCGGCAAGAAGAACAGCACGATTCATTTGCTGTCCGGTGGGGAAAAAGCCCTGACGGCATTAGCACTGGTTTTTGCGATTTTCAAACTCAACCCGGCGCCGTTCTGCATGCTCGACGAGGTCGATGCGCCACTGGATGACGCCAACGTAGGACGTTATGCCCGCTTGGTGAAAGAAATGTCACAAACGGTGCAGTTCATCTACATCACCCACAACAAGATCGCCATGGAAATGGCCGATCAACTGATGGGTGTGACCATGCACGAACCCGGCTGTTCGCGCCTTGTAGCGGTGGATGTGGAGGAGGCGATGGCCCTTGTGGATGCGTGATCTGTCATGGTATTTCGCCGGGAAATGGCCTTTTAATGGCCCAAATATGTGAAACGGTAGCGATAGATACCACCCTCAGCGCCATACAGGTGCAACAGACGGTGTAAAGTTACCTTTGGTCGTGCTAGTTTAGTGACCACTTTTTTATTTCGACGTGGGCAAAATGCCAGTTAGAACATAGACTTGGCACCACGTATTAAAGGGGTTTAGGCCCTTATTTTGAAAATTCTTCATTAGAGGCACTGGATTACATGGAAATCGGTCTGCGCGAGTGGCTGATCGTCATCGGCATAATTGTCATTGCCGGTATTCTCTTCGACGGCTGGCGCCGTATGCGCGGCGGCAAGGGGAAACTGAAATTCAGGCTCGACCGCAGCTTTTCCAATCTGCCGGACGACGATGAAACCACGTCCGCTGAATTGCTCGGTCCATCCCGTGTGCTGGATAACCACAAGGAGCCTCAGCTGGACGAGCAGGACCTGCCGTCGTTGAGCGCGACCCCGCGTGAGAGCAAGCGCAGCGAAAAGAAACGCAAGGACGAGCCGCAGCAGGGTGACCTGAACCTGGACATGGACGGTCCGAGCCTGTTCACCGACCGCAACGACGACTTCCCGGACGACAAGCCTGCCCAGCGCATCACCGAAGACAAAGACCTGCCGCCAGTCGAAGAAGTGCTGGTCATCAGCGTGATCTGCCGTGACGAAAGCGGTTTCAAAGGGCCTGCATTGCTGCAGAACATCCTGGAAAGCGGCCTGCGTTTCGGCGAAATGGACATCTTCCACCGTCATGAAAGCATGGCCGGCAATGGCGAAGTCCTGTTCTCCATGGCCAACGCCGTGAAGCCTGGCGTGTTCGACCTGGACGACATCGACCATTTCAGCACCCGTGCCGTCAGCTTCTTCCTGGGCTTACCGGGGCCGCGTCATCCCAAGCAGGCCTTCGACGTCATGGTGGCCGCAGCCCGCAAGCTGGCCCATGAACTCAACGGCGAACTGAAAGACGACCAGCGCAGCGTCATGACCGCTCAAACGATCGAGCATTATCGCCAGCGGATTGTCGAATTCGAGCGTCGTGCATTAACCCAGCGCCGTTGATAAAGGATGTGCGTAACAGGAGCGGGTTGGCCCGCTCCTGATGTCAGATTAAGCAGCCCAGGCTGCTTTTTTGCTTTTTGAGAGAACATTGTATGAAGGTCGTCGAAACCCGAATCCTGGAACTGCGCGCAGAGCTGGATCAACACAACTACCGCTATCACGTGCTGGACGAACCCAGCATCCCGGATGCCGAGTACGACCGCCTGTTTCACGAACTCAAGGCCCTTGAGGCTGAAAACCCGCATCTGGTCACCCCGGATTCCCCGACTCAGCGTGTCGGCAGCGCGGCGCTTTCGGCCTTCACTCAAGTGCGTCACGAAGTCCCCATGCTCAGCCTGGGCAATGCCTTTGAAGAAACCGACATGCGCGAGTTCGACCGGCGCGTGAGCGAAGGCCTCGACCTGCCGGCAGACGACCTGTTCGGTAGCGGTGCCAAGGTGCAATACAGCTGCGAGCCCAAGCTGGACGGCCTGGCGGTCAGCCTGCTGTATCGCGACGGCGCGCTGGTGCGTGGTGCCACCCGTGGCGATGGCACCACCGGCGAAGACATCAGCGTCAACGTGCGCACCGTGCGCAATATCCCCCTCAAACTGCAAGGCACAGGCTGGCCTGACGTGCTTGAAGTACGGGGTGAAGTCTTCATGTCCAAGGCCGGTTTCGAGCGGCTCAATGCCAGCCAGATGGAAACCGGCGGCAAGACCTTCGCCAACCCGCGTAACGCAGCAGCAGGCAGCCTGCGCCAGCTTGACTCGAAAATCACCGCCAACCGCCCGCTGGAATTCTGCTGTTATGGCCTGGGCCAGGTTTCTACCGAAATTTCCGACACCCATGTAGGCATGCTGAACAAGCTCAAGGAATGGGGCATGCCGGTCAGCCGCGAGCTGAAACTGGCGGACGGGATCGAAGAGTGCCTGGCGTATTACCGCGATATCGGTGAACGCCGCCTCCAGTTGACGTATGAAATCGACGGCGTGGTCTTCAAGGTCAACAACCTGGCTTCCCAGCGTGAACTGGGCTTCCGCGCCCGTGAGCCGCGCTGGGCCATCGCCCACAAGTTCCCGGCCATGGAAGAGCTGACCGAACTGCTGGACGTCGAATTCCAGGTCGGGCGCACGGGCGCAGTCACGCCGGTCGCACGCCTCAAGCAGGTCAAGGTCGCAGGCGTCATGGTGTCCAACGCCACATTGCACAACATGGACGAAGTCGCACGCCTGGGCGTGATGATCGGCGATACCGTCATCATCCGCCGTGCCGGTGACGTCATCCCGCAAGTGGTGCAAGTGGTGGCCGAACGCCGCCCGGAAAACGCCCGCCCGGTGGAGGTGCCGAAAACCTGCCCGGTCTGCGGCTCCCACGTAGAGCGCACGCAACTGGTCAAGCGCAGCAAAGGCAAGGAAACCATCAGCGAAGGCGCGGTCTATCGCTGCGTCGGCCGTCTGGCCTGTGGCGCGCAGCTCAAGCAGGCGATCATCCACTACGTCTCGCGTCGAGCCATGGACATCGAAGGCCTGGGCGACAAGACCATCGAGCAACTGGTGGACGAAAAGCTCATCGGCTCGCCCGCTGACCTGTACAAACTGCAATACGAACAGATCATCGACCTGGAAGGCTTT encodes:
- the smc gene encoding chromosome segregation protein SMC, giving the protein MRLKCIKLAGFKSFVDPTTVNFPSNMAAVVGPNGCGKSNIIDAVRWVMGESSAKNLRGESMTDVIFNGSTSRKPVSQASIELVFDNSDATLVGEYASYAEISIRRKVTRDSQNTYYLNGTKCRRRDITDIFLGTGLGPRSYSIIEQGMISKLIEAKPEDLRNFIEEAAGISKYKERRRETENRIRRTHENLARLTDLREELERQLERLHRQAQAAEKYQEYKAEERQLKAQLSALRWQALNEQVGQREAVIGNQEIGFEALVADQRSADASIERLRDGHHDLSERFNVVQGRFYSVGGDIARVEQSIQHGQQRLRQLQDDLREAERARQETESHLGHDTTLLATLGEELEMLEPEQEMTSAAAEESAIALEDAEATMQGWQEKWDVFNQQSAEPQRQAQVQQSRIQQLEQSIERLAERQRRLNEERQLLAADPEDAAILELSEDLATREMTIDDLHLNEGQVVEQLEQLRDQLQQANQAQQQAQGELQRLNGRLASLEALQQAALDPDTGTAEWLRDQQLAERPRLAEGLSVEAGWELAVETVLGADLQAVLVDDFVGLDLAGFQQGDLRLLSPGADTNRLPGSLLDKVESPVDLSAWLGQVMPVQTLDEALARRGQLSAGQSFISRDGYWVGRHFLRVRRASEAQSGVLARGQELQRLGLERDELEAALAAREEQLLSLREQQSQQEETREQLRRRLQDETRQQGELKAQLSAAKAKVEQLTLRRTRLDEELTEVGEQRAMEHEHLGESRVQLQDALDAMAQDTEQRELLQAQRDSLRERLDRVRQEARQHKDRSHQLAVRLGSIKAQHDSTRQALERLKMQSERLSEKSEQLGLNLEEGQAPLEELRLKLEELLEKRMVVDDEMRIAKIALEDADRELRDAEKRRTQAEQQSQLLRGQLEQQRLEWQALTVRRKALQDQLHEDGYDLHGVLATLSPEASEASAEQQLESIAARIQRLGAINLAAIDEYQQQSERKRYLDAQNADLVEALETLENVIRKIDKETRNRFKETFDQINSGIQALFPKVFGGGSAYLELTGEDLLDTGVTIMARPPGKKNSTIHLLSGGEKALTALALVFAIFKLNPAPFCMLDEVDAPLDDANVGRYARLVKEMSQTVQFIYITHNKIAMEMADQLMGVTMHEPGCSRLVAVDVEEAMALVDA
- the zipA gene encoding cell division protein ZipA: MEIGLREWLIVIGIIVIAGILFDGWRRMRGGKGKLKFRLDRSFSNLPDDDETTSAELLGPSRVLDNHKEPQLDEQDLPSLSATPRESKRSEKKRKDEPQQGDLNLDMDGPSLFTDRNDDFPDDKPAQRITEDKDLPPVEEVLVISVICRDESGFKGPALLQNILESGLRFGEMDIFHRHESMAGNGEVLFSMANAVKPGVFDLDDIDHFSTRAVSFFLGLPGPRHPKQAFDVMVAAARKLAHELNGELKDDQRSVMTAQTIEHYRQRIVEFERRALTQRR
- the ligA gene encoding NAD-dependent DNA ligase LigA, whose protein sequence is MKVVETRILELRAELDQHNYRYHVLDEPSIPDAEYDRLFHELKALEAENPHLVTPDSPTQRVGSAALSAFTQVRHEVPMLSLGNAFEETDMREFDRRVSEGLDLPADDLFGSGAKVQYSCEPKLDGLAVSLLYRDGALVRGATRGDGTTGEDISVNVRTVRNIPLKLQGTGWPDVLEVRGEVFMSKAGFERLNASQMETGGKTFANPRNAAAGSLRQLDSKITANRPLEFCCYGLGQVSTEISDTHVGMLNKLKEWGMPVSRELKLADGIEECLAYYRDIGERRLQLTYEIDGVVFKVNNLASQRELGFRAREPRWAIAHKFPAMEELTELLDVEFQVGRTGAVTPVARLKQVKVAGVMVSNATLHNMDEVARLGVMIGDTVIIRRAGDVIPQVVQVVAERRPENARPVEVPKTCPVCGSHVERTQLVKRSKGKETISEGAVYRCVGRLACGAQLKQAIIHYVSRRAMDIEGLGDKTIEQLVDEKLIGSPADLYKLQYEQIIDLEGFAEVSSNKLLKAIADSRKPTLARFIYALGIPDVGEETAKVLARSLASLARVRKALPEVLTYLPDIGLEVAHEIHSFFEDSHNREVIDALLGESGLQLQDEGELGAEFAASTTLGSLIDKLHIFSVGPGGAQKLADKFGTLENIISADWLDMRQALPEKQAKAVREFFDDSANAERARAIEAQLKEFGMHWRSEKKTVEGLPLAGQTWVLTGSLERMSRDIAKEKLESLGAKVAGSVSAKTHTVVAGPGAGSKLTKANELGLEVLDEEAFVAFLSGQGIEVE